The region GATGCAGAAGTCGAATCAGGCCACCTACCCGCTGACAAGTATGACGAGATGATGGAAAAAGGGATGTTTTTTGCAGGCCTTAACACCGACGAAACTGGATACAATGGTTGCTGGACCAAAGCCCAGACCTATCTGGCACTGGGAAATACCCTGCACGCAGTTGCACGTCTGGGGATAGATTCCACTCCCATGGAAGGCATTGATTCAGAACTTATCGGAAAAATATTCAAGGAAGAACTAGGCGGATACGTGTGCGACGTAGCACTGGCGCTGGGATATCACTTGAAAGACGGAGACGTTAACCACGGTCAGCCTAAAGCGCGTCTCCCGCAGGAAGATGTAATAACTGTTTTATAAAAAAAAGGTGCGCAGGCAGCAAAAGCAACCTGCGCACCTTTATAATTTTTCAATCCAGCGACTATTCAATACAGATTATATCGTGCATATCGCCGGTAATACATCTGCCGCCGTCCGGGGTAACCTCAAAGGTATTCTCCACGCCGACCATACCGACTCCGGGAATACCCTGCTTCGGCTCAAGGGCAAAAACCATACCCTCTTCAATAGGCAGATCAAAGCCTTTGGCAATGGGCGGAAAGCCATCCACGGTCAACCCGATACCATGCCCGATAAACGGCACCTTGCTCTCGCCGATTCCCATAAAACCATCCATATAACCCTGCTTATCAGCTTCGGCCATGACCATAGCAAAGACATCACTGACCAAAGTGCCGGGTTTGAGATTTTCAGCGGCAAGAGTCTCCATATCCTGACAGAAAAGCTGCGCATCAAGCACATCTTTGGGAATGGAGCTTTGCGGTCCGGACCAGTACAGCTGAGTTTTATCAGTATGATATCCTTCCATTACAAATCCGCAATCAACGGCTAGGGGAGTATTCTCGTCCCAGAATTTATCTCCACTGCCCATGAAGGGCGAAACAGGATGCACGCCTCGAAGGCCTAACGGGCCGTTGAAAGAACTGGGATAAATACCGGAATCACCTGCGGAGACATGTCCCAGGAATATTTCTTCATTAAAGGTCTGCATACGCATGATGCCTTCATGTCCGAGCTCGAAAAAGATATTCCAGAGGTATTTGGAAATTTCCAATTCACTCATGCCGGTTTCGATCAATTCAGGCAGAACCTCCGCCAAAGCGGTATTGTGCAAATGACCGACTTCGCGCATGATTTCCAGTTCCCACTCAGATTTCATCGCGCGGGATAGAGCCAGAACGTTATCACCGGGAACAAATTTATACTCGGACATCCGTGAAGTAAGCATTTCGCCGAGCTGCCACGTAAGGCCCGCAGTTTCAGCTCCGATAACTTCCGTCAAAGGTTGCCCTGCCTCTTTGGCGAGAGGGGCGATGTCTTTAAATGATCTGAAACTGACGATATTTTTAATGGAACTTTCAATGGAAGCCCTTTCGTATGAACGGCGCACGAAAAGAACAGGCTCACCTTCCAGCGGAAGCCATACTGCACCGTTGACAAAAGAGCCGGAGAGATAATAAATCTGCAATCGCGAAAAACAAAGCATGCCCCCTGCCTGCGGAGCTACTTCAGGCAGAAATCGGCGGCATTTTGCCCAGCGGGCTTCAAGCTCACTACGCGGCACAACTACATTTGATTCAAGATCGGACATGAAAGATTCTCCTTGAGTGTATCAATTACATAAAATTTATGATTCTGGGGAAAGAGAAATCCCGCCAACTGAGAAAAGAGAGCTTTGCAAGTAACCGGGCTTTACTGTAGCATGCTGAAATTAATTGCCCGGAGAGATTAGAATATGTTTATACTTGATGAAAAAAAATTAGCCTCACTTCTTGACGAGGTCAAGGTTATAGCCGTAATCGGCGCAGTAGATAAGCCCGGACGCCCTGTGGATAGGGTCTGCCGCTACATGATTGAAGAAGGTTATAAGATTGTTCCCGTGCATCCTAAGAGAAAAGACGTCTGGGGACTTGAGACTTATAAATCAGTTAAGGACATTCCCTTTCCGGTGGACATTGTCAACCTGTTCAGAACGTCTCAATTCTGCGCGGACCACGCCCGTGAAGTTCTGGAACTTGAAACCATGCCCAAATGTTTCTGGATGCAGCAAGGAATTTCCAGCCCGGAAGCACGAGAGTTGCTTTCCGGCACAGATATCACCGTAATCGAAGACCGTTGCATAATGGTCGACCATAAAAATTTAGCAGGCAAAATATAATGAGCAAGGCTTTCGAATGCCGTATGTGCGGCCATTGCTGCCAAGGCGAAGGCGGTATCATCATGACCGCTAAAGACCGCACCCGTCTCGCCGGACACTTAGGTATTTCCGAACAGGAACTTATTGATAAACACAGTGAAACCGTGAACGGTAAAATACGCCTCCGGTCACGCGAAGACGGCTACTGCGTATTTTATGAGGAAGGTTGCGGAGTCCATCCCGGACGCCCGGATATCTGCCGGGCATGGCCCTTCTTCCGTGGTAATCTGATAGATGAAATGAGCTGGGAAATGATTCAGGATTACTGCCCCGGTGTAAATAAAGAAGCAGGCCACGCTAGATTTGTCGAGGAAGGCAAGGAATACATCCGGGCAGAAGGACTTCGCCAGCATGATCCGGAAGTTGCACCTAATGCGCTTATCACTGAAGAATAATTTTTTATTATGAACACAAGACAGGCACAGAGCATTTTAAAAGTCGGACACGATGCGAGTGAAGAGGATATTAAACGTTCTTTTCGCAAGCTGGCCTTCAGCATGCACCCGGACTTAAACCCCAGCCCTGACGCCGCCAAGAAATTCCGCGAACTGAATGAAGCATACGTATTCCTCAAAAATGTAGCGGGTAATACCGGTTCCGGAAAAGCTTCGACCTCCCGGTCGTACAAAAAACAAAAACAGGATTTCAAAACAAAATCCGACCGCAAGACCGCCCACGAAGGAGCCAGCGCCTACAGGGCACAGCAATCGAAAGCCAAAACTGAAACCCGTAGCAAAACAACTTCTAACGCCCAGCAGAGCCGTTACTTTTTCCAGAAAGAAGAGGATGTACTCAAAGACATACTCAACGACCCATTCGCCCGGCAGGTATTTGAAGATATTTACAGTCAGATAAGTAAAGACAAACCCTTCCAGCGCCCGAGCGCCCCGATCAAAGAACGTAAAGTGAATCTCAACTGGGGAGATAAAACCGCATCAGTTGATGTTTCATCGGGCATAGGGTCCGGCGTGAAAGCATGGTTCAAGGGCCAACTCGATGATGAGCAGACCGTCCATTTCCCAGCCTCGGCTCTGCATCCGGGCCGAACAGTACGCATCACTCTGCAACAGGGTTTCCGTAAAAAGAGTAAAACACTTGAAATAACCCTGCCCCGCGATTTTGTCATCGGCCGTCCCATCAGGCTGAAGGGTCAGGGACGTAAGCTGGGCCCTTTCAAAGGCGACCTGTATCTGCGCATAATGGCAAAATAATTTTTTTATCCGGCTTTTTTTAAAAAAAATATAGTCAGACTACATTTTCACTTGTTTTCCTTCGTTTTTTTGACTAGCTCCTATATATAGAACAGAACCGTTATATACTGCCGCCTCAAGGCAGCCGTTCTTCCGGATTCAACTCTGTATCTGGAATATATACCCTCATTAAAGTTACAGACTTCTGCGGTTCAATAAGTATTTAACAAACACAAGGGGGCCCCTCAAATGCTGGCTATTCTTGACTATAAGGCCGGAAACCAGACAAGTGTGCAACGCGCGCTTAACAAGCTAGGCATTCCGAACCAGATTACTGCTGATAAGGAAATCCTGTCTAACGCAACCGGTATCATCTTTCCCGGTGTCGGTGCTGCAGGTCAGGCCATGGATGAACTTACATCCGGCGGGCTGGACGAACTTCTCAAAGAACTCGTACAGAAGAAAAAACCTCTTCTCGGCATCTGTGTCGGCTGTCAGATTCTTCTCGACTACAGCGAAGAAAATGACACCCAGGCACTTTCTGTCATTCCCGGTGAATGTCGCCTTTTCAATCCCTCATGGGAAGATTACGAAGGCGTCCCCATCCGCGTGCCCCACATGGGCTGGAACCAGATTGAATTGAAACAGGACTGCGTTCTCTTCAAGGATATTGACCCCGAAGCGAACTTCTATTTCGTACACAGCTACTACCCCGCTCCCGAAGAAAAATACATCATCGGTGAAACAGTCTACGGCCGCCCGTTTTGTTCCCTGCACGGACGCGAAGGGCTCTGGGCCGTTCAGTTCCACCCGGAGAAAAGCGGCAATCCCGGGCTGAAGCTGCTCTCCAACTTCTACGAATACTGCAAGGAGGCTTCCGATGCTTAGTAAAAGAATCATCCCTTGCCTCGACGTAAGGAACGGAGTCCTCACCAAAGGCATCAAGTTCAAAGGCAATGTAGATATCGGTGATCCCGTTGAAACTGCACGCCTCTACTACGAGCAGGGTGCGGATGAGATCGTTTTCTACGATATCACAGCATCTTCCGAAGGACGCGGCATTTTCCTCGATGTTGTCGAACGGGTTGCATCAGAGATTTTTATCCCCTTCTCCGTAGGAGGAGGCATCAACTCCGTTAAAGACATGCGCGATGTACTCCTTGCCGGAGCGGAAAAAGTTTCCGTGAACTCCGGCGCTGTCAAAAACCCTGATATCATCAGCGAAGGGGCCGCAGCATTCGGTTCCCAGTGCGTTGTGCTCGGCATGGACGTGAAACGCGTTGATAAATCCGAGCAGATCCCTTCAGGTTTCGAGATCGTCATCAACGGCGGACGCAAATTCATGGGCATAGACGCCCTCGAATGGGCCAAAACCGGGGAATCCCTCGGAGCCGGTGAAATCTGCCTCAACTCAATTGACGCAGACGGCGTTAAAACCGGCTACGACCTCGAACTTACCCGTCTGGTAGCAGAAAGCGTACAGATTCCGGTAATCGCATCCGGAGGCGCGGGAAATCCGCAGCATATGGTTGATGCCGTAACTGAAGGCCGGGCCACTGCCGCGCTCATCGCCTCCATAGTTCACTACGGCGACTACACCATCCCTCAGCTGAAAGAATACATGGCTGAAAAGGGCGTGCGGGTTCGCAGCAGCTGGTAATTCAAAAATTACACAAAGTTTTAAAGAAGGCGTTGATGGAAACATCAACGCCTTTTTATTTTTACTATGCCAAAGCGTGAAAGAACAAGTAGGGGTTGCTTTTTTATAACACTTTTAATAAAAGCCTTTTCGTCTATTTATCACCGCAAAATCAATTTGCTATGACAAAAAAGGTACAGTCCTAACCTTCTCTGCTAAGAGATGGATTTTCTACCACCAACAATTAAATTTTGGAGAAACTAATGAAAAAAGCTATAGTCTTTACTTTACTTCTAGCTTTGGTTGCGGTTGCAACTCCTGCTTTCGCAGCCTCCCCTATCCTTAAACAGGCTGCTGCCGTTTGTGATGCTTCACTTAATTCCGGTGATGCTGCCGTAGTTAAACTGGGATTTACTGAAAGCTCTGCAAAACCTCAAAATCCATTTGGCGAAAAAGTCTTTGAAAAAAAAGCTGATGGACAGACTCTGATTGTGACAACCGGTAAAAAATTCAGAAAAGCAT is a window of Maridesulfovibrio sp. DNA encoding:
- a CDS encoding nitroreductase family protein yields the protein MTNQIVDDLNCRYTCKKYDPSKRISSADMAVIKDALRMSPSSVNSQPWKFIIIESDAAKQRFHDTFANKFEFNQHHAKAASHIILFAYNPYFTQEHYKKVVDAEVESGHLPADKYDEMMEKGMFFAGLNTDETGYNGCWTKAQTYLALGNTLHAVARLGIDSTPMEGIDSELIGKIFKEELGGYVCDVALALGYHLKDGDVNHGQPKARLPQEDVITVL
- a CDS encoding Xaa-Pro peptidase family protein, with the protein product MSDLESNVVVPRSELEARWAKCRRFLPEVAPQAGGMLCFSRLQIYYLSGSFVNGAVWLPLEGEPVLFVRRSYERASIESSIKNIVSFRSFKDIAPLAKEAGQPLTEVIGAETAGLTWQLGEMLTSRMSEYKFVPGDNVLALSRAMKSEWELEIMREVGHLHNTALAEVLPELIETGMSELEISKYLWNIFFELGHEGIMRMQTFNEEIFLGHVSAGDSGIYPSSFNGPLGLRGVHPVSPFMGSGDKFWDENTPLAVDCGFVMEGYHTDKTQLYWSGPQSSIPKDVLDAQLFCQDMETLAAENLKPGTLVSDVFAMVMAEADKQGYMDGFMGIGESKVPFIGHGIGLTVDGFPPIAKGFDLPIEEGMVFALEPKQGIPGVGMVGVENTFEVTPDGGRCITGDMHDIICIE
- a CDS encoding CoA-binding protein; amino-acid sequence: MFILDEKKLASLLDEVKVIAVIGAVDKPGRPVDRVCRYMIEEGYKIVPVHPKRKDVWGLETYKSVKDIPFPVDIVNLFRTSQFCADHAREVLELETMPKCFWMQQGISSPEARELLSGTDITVIEDRCIMVDHKNLAGKI
- a CDS encoding YkgJ family cysteine cluster protein — translated: MSKAFECRMCGHCCQGEGGIIMTAKDRTRLAGHLGISEQELIDKHSETVNGKIRLRSREDGYCVFYEEGCGVHPGRPDICRAWPFFRGNLIDEMSWEMIQDYCPGVNKEAGHARFVEEGKEYIRAEGLRQHDPEVAPNALITEE
- a CDS encoding DnaJ domain-containing protein codes for the protein MNTRQAQSILKVGHDASEEDIKRSFRKLAFSMHPDLNPSPDAAKKFRELNEAYVFLKNVAGNTGSGKASTSRSYKKQKQDFKTKSDRKTAHEGASAYRAQQSKAKTETRSKTTSNAQQSRYFFQKEEDVLKDILNDPFARQVFEDIYSQISKDKPFQRPSAPIKERKVNLNWGDKTASVDVSSGIGSGVKAWFKGQLDDEQTVHFPASALHPGRTVRITLQQGFRKKSKTLEITLPRDFVIGRPIRLKGQGRKLGPFKGDLYLRIMAK
- the hisH gene encoding imidazole glycerol phosphate synthase subunit HisH, encoding MLAILDYKAGNQTSVQRALNKLGIPNQITADKEILSNATGIIFPGVGAAGQAMDELTSGGLDELLKELVQKKKPLLGICVGCQILLDYSEENDTQALSVIPGECRLFNPSWEDYEGVPIRVPHMGWNQIELKQDCVLFKDIDPEANFYFVHSYYPAPEEKYIIGETVYGRPFCSLHGREGLWAVQFHPEKSGNPGLKLLSNFYEYCKEASDA
- the hisF gene encoding imidazole glycerol phosphate synthase subunit HisF; amino-acid sequence: MLSKRIIPCLDVRNGVLTKGIKFKGNVDIGDPVETARLYYEQGADEIVFYDITASSEGRGIFLDVVERVASEIFIPFSVGGGINSVKDMRDVLLAGAEKVSVNSGAVKNPDIISEGAAAFGSQCVVLGMDVKRVDKSEQIPSGFEIVINGGRKFMGIDALEWAKTGESLGAGEICLNSIDADGVKTGYDLELTRLVAESVQIPVIASGGAGNPQHMVDAVTEGRATAALIASIVHYGDYTIPQLKEYMAEKGVRVRSSW